In Rhodococcus sp. OK302, one genomic interval encodes:
- a CDS encoding signal peptidase I, whose protein sequence is MTATIGADEEVTVEHNRGKEIALNVAAVAGLICIIATLASLLFGIKPLVFRSGSMEPEISTGALALAKTVPATELAVGDVISVDNDQGVRITHRVVELEPAGANTVLATLKGDANNVADQMPYTITEADRVFFSVGGLGYVVAWLSSPLAIFLGGGLVGAVLVIAFGRTKDRRLENARAATTNDARVDVDETRGELQEAHNG, encoded by the coding sequence ATTACAGCGACGATCGGCGCCGATGAGGAGGTGACCGTGGAACACAATCGTGGCAAGGAAATCGCGCTGAATGTAGCTGCGGTCGCCGGGCTCATCTGCATCATCGCCACTCTCGCCTCCCTTCTCTTCGGGATCAAGCCGCTCGTATTCCGCTCGGGTTCAATGGAACCGGAGATCTCCACCGGCGCACTGGCGTTGGCGAAGACGGTGCCGGCAACTGAACTGGCCGTTGGCGATGTGATCAGCGTCGACAATGACCAGGGCGTGCGCATCACTCACCGTGTTGTCGAGCTCGAGCCGGCCGGCGCGAACACGGTGCTCGCCACTCTGAAGGGAGATGCCAACAATGTGGCCGATCAGATGCCGTACACGATCACCGAGGCGGATCGCGTGTTCTTCAGTGTTGGAGGCCTCGGTTATGTCGTGGCTTGGCTATCAAGTCCGCTAGCGATTTTCCTCGGTGGCGGACTGGTAGGTGCGGTCCTCGTTATCGCGTTTGGAAGAACTAAAGACCGGCGTTTGGAGAATGCCCGCGCCGCCACTACGAATGACGCCCGCGTCGATGTTGACGAAACTCGCGGGGAGCTTCAGGAGGCTCATAATGGTTGA
- a CDS encoding SipW-dependent-type signal peptide-containing protein, giving the protein MPTQQKSGGDVRLGARMRGRIGETGWNRARAVLSLGMVLGLGAVGTMAAWTDSATATTGMFSTSSILLKVDDQHPAHAFTTLKRSSMMPGDSVAASLKVENAGTLNFTWAVSAVATGSPELIGKLKVALHQTAANDGITCQGPIITAAQPFGGTLATGRPLAAGVSEQVCVKVTVDSSAGLTERFKIADLGFNFTAVAP; this is encoded by the coding sequence ATGCCTACACAACAGAAATCGGGCGGCGACGTCCGTCTCGGGGCGCGGATGCGAGGCCGTATCGGTGAAACCGGCTGGAATCGTGCCCGGGCCGTCCTCTCCCTCGGTATGGTCCTGGGTCTCGGCGCCGTTGGCACAATGGCGGCGTGGACTGACAGCGCCACTGCAACTACCGGCATGTTCAGTACCTCGTCGATCCTGTTGAAGGTCGACGACCAGCACCCCGCTCACGCATTTACGACGCTCAAGCGCAGCAGCATGATGCCAGGTGACAGTGTGGCGGCCTCCCTGAAAGTTGAGAACGCCGGAACACTCAACTTCACCTGGGCGGTCTCCGCCGTTGCGACAGGCTCGCCGGAACTGATTGGCAAGCTCAAGGTCGCTCTGCATCAGACAGCAGCCAACGACGGCATCACTTGTCAGGGGCCGATCATCACTGCGGCGCAGCCATTCGGTGGCACGCTCGCCACTGGCAGGCCACTCGCGGCGGGTGTGTCCGAGCAGGTGTGTGTGAAGGTCACCGTCGATTCCAGCGCTGGCTTGACTGAGCGGTTCAAGATCGCCGACCTCGGCTTCAACTTCACCGCCGTAGCGCCGTGA
- a CDS encoding signal peptidase I: MTITARSQRASESAEYRPRHPAHAETPEQHHDPESDGEDKTTLWWWVRTVVSWVLLLVMVGILAVMVLIPRLTGSTAYTVLTGSMEPTMPPGTLIVVKPTPNEDLTVGDVITFQPVSGEPAVVTHRIEAIFYTVEGERSIRTRGDANNVADATLLVPEQIRGRVIYAVPYLGQVNSVINGQSRSILITVVASGLAVYAVWMIIGGIRDKRRKVGEDNKSGTGPTTSGPEFGASELPVADPSASTSETN, translated from the coding sequence ATGACTATCACCGCGAGAAGCCAGCGCGCGAGCGAAAGTGCCGAGTACCGACCTCGGCACCCTGCACACGCGGAAACACCTGAGCAGCACCACGATCCCGAGTCTGATGGAGAAGACAAGACCACCCTGTGGTGGTGGGTTCGGACCGTCGTCTCGTGGGTGTTGTTGCTAGTGATGGTCGGCATTCTCGCGGTGATGGTCCTTATCCCTCGGCTCACGGGTTCTACCGCGTACACGGTTCTCACCGGCTCGATGGAACCGACCATGCCCCCGGGCACTCTCATCGTCGTCAAGCCGACACCGAATGAGGACCTGACCGTCGGGGACGTGATCACGTTCCAGCCCGTCTCCGGCGAGCCCGCGGTGGTCACTCACCGCATCGAGGCGATCTTCTACACCGTGGAAGGTGAGCGCAGCATCCGGACTCGCGGCGACGCGAACAACGTCGCCGACGCGACTTTGCTGGTGCCCGAACAGATTCGAGGCCGGGTCATCTACGCGGTGCCGTATCTGGGACAGGTGAACTCGGTGATCAACGGTCAATCGCGTTCGATCCTCATCACAGTCGTGGCTTCGGGTCTGGCTGTGTACGCCGTCTGGATGATCATCGGAGGCATCCGGGACAAGCGACGAAAAGTCGGTGAGGACAACAAGTCCGGCACCGGCCCAACTACCTCCGGCCCGGAATTTGGCGCATCAGAATTGCCCGTCGCCGACCCATCGGCCTCAACCTCCGAAACGAATTAG
- a CDS encoding alternate-type signal peptide domain-containing protein, with product MKKTTKGAIAAAFAALLLAGGAGTMAAWSASTTAGVGTTITAGSMAIEQVGTGTWEWADGSAFDPLTDRIVPGDVVSYTADYTFDLVGKNLKATLTPSLSGVTGDLVNLGQLSVAAAPGITTVFTAGLGQTASYTTEITFLPKVGEVDNTGQTKTASLAGGVVTLDQSF from the coding sequence ATGAAGAAGACCACCAAGGGCGCCATCGCCGCAGCTTTCGCCGCACTGCTTCTCGCCGGCGGCGCGGGCACCATGGCTGCCTGGAGCGCCTCCACCACAGCGGGTGTGGGTACGACGATCACAGCCGGCAGCATGGCGATCGAGCAGGTCGGGACCGGCACGTGGGAGTGGGCCGATGGCAGCGCCTTCGACCCGTTGACCGACCGGATCGTGCCCGGTGACGTTGTTTCCTACACCGCCGACTACACGTTCGACCTCGTCGGCAAGAACCTGAAGGCCACGCTAACGCCGTCGCTCTCGGGCGTTACCGGAGACCTGGTTAACCTGGGCCAGCTGAGCGTCGCTGCTGCCCCCGGAATCACGACGGTGTTCACCGCGGGACTGGGCCAGACCGCCTCCTACACCACGGAGATCACCTTCTTGCCGAAGGTGGGCGAGGTCGACAACACCGGCCAGACCAAGACCGCCAGCCTCGCCGGTGGCGTGGTCACCCTCGATCAGTCGTTCTAG
- a CDS encoding alternate-type signal peptide domain-containing protein — MNDRTVPASRWNARRTKMIGVSLVMLGGAAFLTGCGATGSLGSGSLGSGSAGSSGGGAGSTTTVPPTTTPPIDPESLALKTVTAPSWTDQNGPININTMSVVPGDVLTYHATFALELKGTGMKAKLSTSDLGVTGDSPLLGELKPVATVKLDGTPIPVGADGTIVSAAQDGKNVDVAITFTFDKAAASNASMDQALQLAQFNVSLVQQPA, encoded by the coding sequence ATGAATGATCGCACCGTTCCCGCAAGTCGATGGAATGCGCGTCGTACCAAGATGATCGGTGTTTCGCTGGTTATGCTCGGCGGAGCCGCGTTCCTCACAGGCTGTGGTGCTACCGGTTCGTTGGGCTCGGGTTCGTTGGGCTCCGGTTCTGCGGGATCATCCGGTGGGGGAGCGGGCAGTACAACCACCGTGCCGCCGACCACCACCCCGCCGATAGATCCGGAATCATTGGCACTGAAGACGGTGACCGCACCGAGTTGGACTGACCAGAACGGTCCGATCAACATCAACACGATGAGCGTCGTCCCCGGTGATGTGCTGACCTATCACGCCACATTTGCCTTGGAGCTCAAGGGAACTGGTATGAAGGCGAAACTGTCGACCAGCGACTTGGGAGTGACCGGCGACTCCCCGCTGCTGGGGGAACTCAAGCCGGTTGCCACGGTCAAGCTCGACGGAACGCCGATTCCCGTGGGCGCGGACGGCACTATTGTCAGTGCCGCTCAGGACGGCAAGAACGTTGATGTGGCAATCACATTCACGTTCGACAAGGCTGCGGCATCTAACGCCTCGATGGATCAAGCTCTGCAACTTGCCCAGTTCAACGTGAGTTTGGTGCAGCAACCTGCATAG
- a CDS encoding SipW-dependent-type signal peptide-containing protein: MSEHEETHAPASLGRHICRGATSGRARAIMSVGMVLGLGAVGTLATWTDGVTATSGAFTTASVAMKLNGHPTVSTDTSDYAFTALTTSNILPGNSVSQVLTVQNAGDVAFKYTMTAKANGESALAPLMKVTILDQACSTVIAGPTALSTTAPVGIVAAERTVAVKTATAGSGEEKLCVKVTLDGSTADALKNKSLTDVSFTFTAKAG; this comes from the coding sequence ATGTCTGAGCACGAGGAGACGCATGCGCCGGCCTCGCTGGGTAGGCACATATGTCGAGGTGCAACCAGTGGCCGTGCCCGCGCAATCATGTCCGTTGGCATGGTTCTCGGTCTCGGTGCCGTCGGCACTCTGGCGACGTGGACTGATGGCGTCACCGCAACTTCTGGTGCATTCACCACCGCTAGCGTCGCGATGAAGCTGAACGGTCATCCGACCGTTTCAACTGATACATCTGACTACGCCTTCACCGCCCTCACGACGTCAAATATCTTGCCGGGGAACAGCGTGAGTCAAGTTCTCACCGTGCAGAACGCCGGTGATGTCGCCTTCAAATACACGATGACGGCCAAGGCGAACGGTGAATCTGCTTTGGCACCGCTCATGAAGGTGACAATCCTTGATCAAGCCTGCTCGACGGTGATTGCCGGGCCGACAGCGCTCTCGACGACGGCGCCGGTGGGCATTGTCGCTGCTGAGCGCACTGTTGCGGTGAAAACTGCAACGGCAGGTAGTGGCGAAGAAAAATTGTGCGTCAAGGTGACGCTCGACGGTTCGACAGCCGATGCTCTGAAGAACAAATCGCTGACCGACGTGTCGTTCACATTCACAGCAAAGGCGGGTTGA
- a CDS encoding signal peptidase I: MTHAVKGADQSAGVWWWIRNIVSWVLLLGVLAILLSTIVIPRLTGSMPFTVLTGSMQPTYPPGTLIVVRPQDPAQLETGDAITYQMESGNPTVVTHRITMVRRNSAGDLTFVTQGDANPVADQNPVVPEQVRGKVWYSVPYIGYVYNAITGQMRSVMLTVVVGALSIYAVVMFIGAVRDRSRRRSAPADPQSSEPSATAPRVEQQERHSHV; this comes from the coding sequence ATGACGCACGCAGTGAAGGGCGCTGATCAGAGCGCTGGCGTCTGGTGGTGGATCCGCAACATTGTGTCGTGGGTCCTGCTGCTGGGTGTTCTTGCGATTCTGTTGTCGACCATCGTGATACCTCGGTTGACGGGGTCGATGCCCTTCACTGTGCTGACCGGTTCGATGCAGCCCACGTATCCACCCGGAACTCTTATCGTGGTTCGCCCGCAGGACCCAGCCCAGTTGGAGACGGGCGACGCGATCACGTACCAGATGGAATCCGGTAACCCGACTGTTGTCACGCACCGCATCACGATGGTGCGGCGCAACTCCGCGGGCGATCTGACTTTTGTCACGCAGGGCGACGCCAATCCGGTTGCGGATCAGAATCCGGTTGTGCCGGAACAGGTTCGCGGCAAGGTGTGGTACAGCGTGCCGTATATCGGTTACGTCTACAACGCAATCACGGGGCAGATGCGCTCGGTGATGCTGACCGTAGTTGTCGGTGCGCTGTCGATCTACGCAGTGGTCATGTTTATCGGCGCGGTCCGTGACCGTAGCCGGCGGCGCTCTGCACCTGCAGATCCCCAATCTTCCGAACCGAGTGCCACGGCGCCTCGAGTTGAGCAGCAAGAAAGGCACAGCCATGTCTGA
- a CDS encoding alternate-type signal peptide domain-containing protein produces MNKATKGAVAAGAAALLLAGGAGTMAAWNASAPMTGGTITAGHLTLTAVGSAPTWTVSNANTDAGAAKAITDIGTFRTVPGDTITYTGQVKVGIEGKNLKAKVVADTSTISGSLASAMTITPTTTISAGAVTELTEANNDATVTVAVTFDFPKGAIVAPDNAANNATQNQTAGLAGFNVKLEQI; encoded by the coding sequence ATGAACAAGGCAACAAAGGGCGCAGTCGCCGCCGGCGCAGCAGCACTCCTCCTCGCCGGTGGTGCGGGCACGATGGCGGCATGGAACGCATCCGCTCCCATGACGGGTGGCACCATCACGGCTGGTCACCTGACGCTGACGGCAGTTGGGTCTGCTCCCACATGGACAGTCAGCAATGCGAATACGGATGCTGGCGCCGCGAAGGCGATCACGGATATCGGAACTTTCCGTACAGTTCCGGGCGACACCATCACGTACACGGGCCAGGTCAAGGTTGGCATCGAGGGTAAGAACCTCAAGGCGAAGGTAGTGGCTGATACCTCCACCATTTCCGGATCTTTGGCCTCGGCAATGACCATCACTCCGACAACGACAATCAGCGCGGGCGCCGTTACTGAGCTCACCGAGGCCAATAACGATGCCACCGTCACCGTTGCCGTGACTTTTGACTTCCCGAAGGGCGCCATCGTTGCGCCTGACAACGCGGCCAACAATGCCACCCAGAATCAGACGGCTGGGCTGGCGGGCTTCAACGTCAAGCTCGAACAGATCTAA
- a CDS encoding amidohydrolase: MTLAADRIYINGDIKTMDDAVAGAPTALATKDGRFVAVGSDAEITALAGPDAVVVDLAGAVVVPGFIETHLHPIMWGMDLGNVEATTGACPSIEVLIDALSARAAITPAGEVVQAWGFDDSLVAEDRGLTTADLDRASTQHPIMVRHLSAHGIYVNSLALEKAGIDATTVDPEGGVIVRDADGIPTGELREVPAMSLVHSLTPDMDSDASKVAVLRAQEVMASVGVTSFHDMYVTAEMYDTYRELEETGELRLRARLYLGHGAHDQLGGAPEPTALVSVGGVKLISDGSIQLHTAALTEPYHDLGGCHCGGMAIPSGSLNALVDEHHAAGRQVAIHTNGDQAIDFALDAIALAQAAHPDVDVAHRLEHVQTLREDQIARMVELGVVASIFVNHVYYWGDRHRDRFLGPGRGERISPVASVVAAGLPYALHCDCPVTPVNPLFTMNTAVHRVTREGHVLGADQCVSARDALAGYTAAAARITREQSDKGRISVGLLADFVVLDADPLGEASADLSALKVLRTVVGGETIFEA, translated from the coding sequence ATGACTTTGGCGGCCGATCGTATCTACATCAACGGTGACATCAAGACCATGGACGACGCAGTCGCGGGCGCGCCGACGGCTCTGGCCACCAAGGACGGCAGATTTGTGGCCGTCGGCTCCGACGCCGAGATCACAGCTTTGGCCGGACCTGACGCCGTTGTGGTGGATTTGGCTGGGGCCGTGGTTGTTCCCGGATTCATCGAGACGCATCTGCACCCGATCATGTGGGGGATGGATCTCGGTAACGTCGAGGCGACGACGGGTGCGTGCCCCTCGATCGAGGTGCTCATCGACGCGTTGAGCGCACGTGCGGCGATCACCCCGGCCGGCGAGGTCGTCCAGGCGTGGGGATTTGACGACAGCCTCGTTGCCGAGGATCGGGGGCTGACAACAGCTGACCTGGACCGGGCGTCGACGCAGCATCCGATCATGGTGCGTCACTTGTCGGCCCACGGCATTTACGTCAATTCCCTTGCCTTGGAGAAGGCCGGTATCGACGCTACGACGGTCGACCCGGAGGGCGGTGTCATCGTCCGTGACGCCGACGGAATTCCGACCGGCGAACTGCGCGAAGTTCCGGCAATGTCCCTGGTGCACAGCCTTACCCCGGACATGGACAGTGATGCGTCCAAGGTCGCGGTACTGCGTGCCCAGGAAGTCATGGCGTCGGTCGGTGTGACGAGTTTCCACGACATGTACGTCACTGCCGAGATGTACGACACCTACCGCGAACTCGAAGAGACTGGCGAACTGCGCCTGCGTGCGCGCCTGTACCTCGGGCACGGTGCTCACGATCAGTTGGGTGGGGCACCGGAGCCGACTGCGCTGGTGAGTGTGGGTGGTGTGAAACTGATTTCGGATGGATCCATCCAGTTGCACACCGCAGCATTGACCGAGCCGTACCACGATCTGGGTGGTTGCCATTGCGGCGGAATGGCTATTCCGTCGGGCTCACTCAATGCTCTGGTCGACGAGCATCATGCTGCGGGACGGCAGGTTGCTATCCATACAAACGGCGATCAGGCCATCGACTTTGCGCTGGACGCAATCGCTTTGGCACAGGCGGCTCACCCGGATGTCGATGTGGCGCATCGCCTCGAGCACGTCCAAACGTTGCGTGAAGACCAGATAGCGCGGATGGTCGAATTGGGCGTCGTGGCATCGATCTTTGTCAATCACGTCTATTACTGGGGCGATCGCCATCGTGATCGCTTCTTGGGTCCGGGTCGTGGCGAGCGGATCAGTCCGGTGGCGTCCGTCGTAGCTGCCGGCCTTCCCTATGCGCTGCATTGCGATTGCCCCGTGACCCCGGTAAATCCGCTCTTCACAATGAATACCGCTGTGCATCGTGTGACCCGTGAGGGCCACGTTCTGGGTGCCGATCAATGTGTGAGCGCACGCGATGCCTTGGCCGGCTACACCGCTGCGGCCGCTCGTATAACCCGGGAGCAGTCCGACAAGGGCCGCATTTCGGTAGGGCTTTTGGCGGACTTCGTCGTGCTCGACGCGGATCCGTTGGGCGAGGCGTCGGCCGACTTGTCGGCACTGAAGGTTCTTCGGACCGTCGTCGGCGGCGAAACGATCTTCGAGGCGTAG
- a CDS encoding DMT family transporter — MSDDVSSGAVSAGTGDSQRRRDLQVVVTGACILGMTSILYDLSGTSPATGAFFRCLYALIPLVIVVLVQRRRPSAHPSRGRWVAKAVVAGVFLGIDLVLWHEAIHSIGAGLSTVLLNLQVLFVAILGYVVLRQRITRELLTSMPLLFVGVALVAGMSSSLTGANPAVGASFAIIAAGAYAVYIFMMGLATRAAGRTGLPMLVSTAATGVTAGLFGVVTGTLDLAPPLAAQGWLILLALVSQVVGWLLVASASQRLPAGNIAASLVLQSASALLFGAVLLSQIPSIVQIVGAVLILAGVVVATRQPAVKSPTPTVGKRTEIKA, encoded by the coding sequence ATGAGTGATGATGTATCTTCGGGGGCCGTTTCCGCTGGAACTGGCGATTCTCAACGGCGTCGGGATCTGCAGGTGGTTGTCACCGGTGCGTGCATCCTGGGGATGACATCGATCCTCTACGACTTGTCCGGCACGTCGCCCGCGACCGGCGCCTTCTTTCGGTGCCTCTACGCCTTGATCCCGCTCGTGATCGTGGTCCTCGTGCAACGACGTCGCCCGTCGGCACATCCGTCCCGCGGACGTTGGGTGGCCAAGGCCGTCGTCGCCGGAGTGTTCCTGGGTATCGACCTGGTGCTCTGGCACGAGGCAATTCACTCGATCGGCGCAGGTTTGTCGACGGTTCTGCTGAACCTGCAGGTGCTGTTCGTGGCTATCCTCGGGTATGTGGTCTTGCGTCAGCGCATCACTCGGGAACTGCTGACGAGCATGCCTCTGCTCTTTGTCGGCGTAGCACTTGTCGCGGGAATGAGTTCCTCGCTGACGGGAGCCAACCCGGCTGTCGGTGCTTCCTTCGCGATCATTGCAGCGGGAGCCTATGCCGTGTACATCTTCATGATGGGCTTGGCGACGCGTGCTGCCGGTAGGACTGGGTTACCGATGCTGGTGTCCACTGCAGCCACCGGTGTGACGGCCGGATTGTTCGGTGTGGTCACCGGAACTCTTGATCTTGCACCACCATTGGCGGCGCAAGGTTGGCTCATTCTGTTGGCCTTGGTATCTCAGGTAGTGGGCTGGCTGTTGGTGGCCAGTGCCAGCCAGCGGTTGCCGGCAGGAAATATCGCTGCCAGCCTGGTGCTGCAATCGGCGTCGGCATTGCTGTTCGGTGCCGTCCTTCTTTCTCAAATTCCCAGCATCGTGCAGATTGTGGGTGCGGTGCTGATTCTTGCCGGAGTGGTTGTCGCGACGCGGCAGCCTGCAGTGAAATCGCCGACGCCTACTGTCGGAAAACGAACGGAGATAAAGGCATGA
- a CDS encoding TetR/AcrR family transcriptional regulator produces MRIPVTRERIITAAAELVDSRGPDALVLSQLAETLDVRQSALYKHVDGVDDVQHQLSLLARHLLAEHLRTAAVGLAKDDAVFALADAWRSFVRTHPGLYAITDRYPTAPHADLVAAVGEVVDVINRVIAGYGLSEDDSEQAAWSLRSALHGFCVLEAQEGHPAGADPDRVYRRLIELLCAGIARM; encoded by the coding sequence ATGAGAATCCCGGTCACCCGCGAACGCATCATCACGGCTGCCGCCGAACTCGTGGACAGTCGCGGACCCGACGCTCTGGTTCTCAGCCAACTCGCCGAAACCCTCGATGTTCGTCAGTCAGCTCTGTACAAGCATGTAGACGGAGTCGACGACGTCCAACATCAACTCAGCCTGCTCGCGCGTCACTTACTCGCCGAGCACCTCCGTACCGCCGCCGTCGGACTGGCCAAGGACGACGCTGTCTTTGCGCTGGCCGACGCCTGGCGCAGTTTCGTCCGCACACACCCCGGTCTGTATGCCATCACCGACCGCTACCCCACCGCCCCGCATGCAGATCTTGTCGCCGCGGTCGGCGAGGTAGTCGACGTCATCAACCGCGTCATCGCCGGCTACGGACTGAGCGAAGACGACTCCGAGCAAGCCGCCTGGTCCTTGCGCAGCGCCCTGCACGGCTTCTGTGTACTGGAAGCGCAAGAAGGACATCCGGCCGGCGCCGACCCCGACCGCGTCTACCGGCGACTGATCGAACTGTTGTGCGCCGGCATCGCTCGAATGTAG
- a CDS encoding carboxymuconolactone decarboxylase family protein yields MAAYDVPAGWSDDEALVRYAPEVSESLRRMIFSDPGVLGGLARQTCADALSLSALPVPPQVEEIADSIALDFAEQFSIDVSSVDAGLRMALLNEMGSGAKEFVFGVYVADWIPRLLRILEMLFGPSKMQWQTVPAWGEFDLSVESAVFARNVARLRILDPVTTELVRLRQARQHNCRLCKSLRMNTALEAGADESLFDKVDNYESSDLSPRHKAALALADAMVWQPGFISVDVIDAVREHFSPAEAVELVLDMARNAISKVAVAFGSDTPHVDDGVEIYDVDVDGNVTFGLGWQSI; encoded by the coding sequence ATGGCCGCGTATGACGTGCCCGCGGGGTGGAGTGACGACGAAGCGCTTGTTCGCTACGCACCCGAGGTGTCGGAGTCCCTTCGTCGGATGATCTTCTCCGACCCCGGTGTTCTCGGTGGGCTGGCGCGGCAAACGTGTGCAGATGCTCTGTCGTTGTCGGCGTTGCCGGTGCCGCCGCAGGTCGAGGAGATCGCGGATTCGATCGCACTCGACTTTGCGGAGCAGTTCAGCATTGACGTATCGAGTGTCGACGCTGGTCTGCGCATGGCACTGCTGAACGAGATGGGCAGCGGCGCCAAGGAATTCGTATTCGGGGTGTATGTCGCCGACTGGATTCCGCGCTTGTTGCGCATCCTGGAGATGCTATTCGGGCCGTCGAAAATGCAGTGGCAGACAGTGCCGGCGTGGGGTGAGTTCGATCTTTCGGTGGAGAGCGCAGTCTTTGCGCGCAATGTGGCCCGGCTCAGGATTCTCGATCCCGTGACGACCGAACTGGTGCGGCTCCGTCAAGCGCGCCAACATAATTGCCGGTTGTGCAAGTCGCTGAGGATGAATACGGCGTTGGAAGCCGGCGCGGACGAATCGCTCTTCGACAAGGTGGACAACTACGAGAGCAGTGACTTGTCGCCTCGTCACAAGGCGGCGCTCGCGTTGGCCGACGCGATGGTGTGGCAGCCCGGATTCATTTCCGTCGACGTGATTGATGCAGTGCGTGAGCATTTCTCGCCGGCCGAGGCTGTGGAGCTGGTGTTGGACATGGCCAGGAACGCAATATCGAAGGTGGCTGTTGCATTCGGTTCGGATACTCCACATGTTGACGACGGCGTCGAAATCTACGACGTGGATGTGGACGGAAACGTCACGTTCGGGTTGGGCTGGCAATCAATCTGA
- a CDS encoding TetR/AcrR family transcriptional regulator yields the protein MSDKGEFRRESILRALENLLETTTLNDLNVRDISQAAGVTRSAFYFYFDNKSVAVRELAKEVDEEVAAASAIYCDGDGDPAELIEQMITAVQGAWMRHPHLLRAMRDARSSDPGVDDLWNRGLESFIEPVAAVINSERSAGRAPEGADAGMLALILMEAIERIGNRYWIGDHRAVDVEASKQALVGVWMGAIYGRV from the coding sequence TTGTCGGACAAGGGCGAGTTTCGGCGCGAGTCGATCTTGCGTGCCTTGGAAAACCTTCTCGAGACAACAACTCTCAATGATCTGAACGTCCGCGATATTTCGCAGGCGGCTGGTGTGACTCGCTCGGCCTTCTATTTCTACTTCGACAACAAGTCCGTCGCAGTTCGTGAACTCGCCAAAGAAGTCGATGAGGAAGTTGCCGCTGCCTCTGCCATCTACTGCGACGGAGACGGTGATCCCGCAGAGTTGATCGAGCAGATGATCACCGCCGTGCAGGGGGCCTGGATGAGGCACCCACACCTACTGAGAGCAATGCGTGACGCGAGGTCTTCAGATCCGGGGGTTGATGATCTCTGGAATCGCGGGCTCGAAAGCTTCATCGAACCTGTTGCCGCAGTCATCAACTCGGAGCGCAGTGCTGGCCGGGCTCCGGAGGGAGCCGACGCCGGCATGCTTGCATTGATTCTGATGGAGGCCATTGAGCGGATCGGTAATCGCTATTGGATTGGCGACCACCGTGCTGTAGATGTGGAAGCGTCGAAGCAGGCGCTTGTCGGAGTGTGGATGGGAGCGATTTATGGCCGCGTATGA
- a CDS encoding SDR family oxidoreductase produces the protein MIDYTGKTVVLTGCSSGIGAQAATKLAALGATVIGIDRVASSDDSVSQMIVGDLSTQAGVEAIAAQIDGPIDVLINNAGVAATLPWRTVLSINALAPRDLTRLLLPKFTADPAVVTTASQAGFLWQQNYARLNAFLAIDNWEEALDSLADFPKIDEVCYNVSKEAAIINAGNLAVDGKHIGLRSNSVSPGTVGTPLLKDFTATMGDAAISGAVTWAGRHAQPGEIADAIIFLASSDAAWISGADIPIDGGFSAMIFRSYIAPAMAAMATATA, from the coding sequence ATGATCGACTACACCGGAAAAACCGTTGTCCTCACAGGTTGCTCGTCCGGCATCGGAGCACAAGCCGCCACCAAACTTGCCGCACTCGGCGCAACCGTCATCGGCATCGACCGCGTTGCCTCGTCAGACGATTCCGTCTCCCAGATGATTGTCGGCGACCTCTCGACCCAGGCCGGCGTCGAGGCAATCGCAGCGCAGATCGACGGACCGATCGACGTACTGATCAACAACGCCGGCGTCGCCGCTACGCTGCCGTGGCGCACCGTCCTGTCGATCAACGCACTCGCCCCTCGCGACCTCACGCGGTTGCTGCTGCCCAAGTTCACCGCCGACCCGGCCGTCGTCACCACCGCGTCGCAAGCCGGATTCCTGTGGCAGCAGAACTACGCCCGACTCAATGCTTTTCTGGCCATTGACAACTGGGAAGAGGCGCTCGATTCGCTCGCAGACTTCCCCAAGATCGACGAGGTCTGCTACAACGTCTCCAAGGAAGCCGCCATCATCAACGCCGGCAACCTTGCCGTCGACGGCAAGCACATCGGCCTGCGCTCCAACTCCGTCTCCCCCGGCACGGTCGGGACGCCGCTGCTGAAGGATTTCACGGCCACCATGGGTGACGCCGCGATCTCCGGTGCCGTCACCTGGGCCGGACGCCATGCGCAGCCCGGCGAGATTGCCGACGCCATCATCTTCCTCGCCTCGTCGGACGCTGCCTGGATCAGTGGAGCCGACATCCCGATCGACGGCGGATTCAGCGCCATGATCTTCCGCTCGTACATCGCGCCTGCCATGGCCGCAATGGCCACCGCCACAGCCTAG